A single Branchiostoma floridae strain S238N-H82 chromosome 11, Bfl_VNyyK, whole genome shotgun sequence DNA region contains:
- the LOC118425305 gene encoding protein ABHD15-like has product MENAAPENTSDEEDNFLIFLLLKGGLFLLILYVVWIYVDFNYDPRPRLVSKNSSLRPYFLQKCLGLRSPFVPTVWAFSPHVQTALSTVVCPATVPRIEREYLEMKDGGVVALDWATFEEKAVNDHRDVVIVVCGFATTGTAVARICYAAWSRGFQPVVFRQRGYTDVPLTTSRLQSFGDPSDFREALKYVRATNPGSDLTAVSLSTGCGVLVSYLGEYGSSSYLTAAVCISPIYCAETFFSFRDISNIYRWILLQGQKVLLLSHVSCLQKVDALDGTSALRTGSMAEFEEMVFAKTNGVHTMDEYWEQNEPMREIDEVAVPLLCISSKDDPLVPEESIPTELFLTYPHFFLALTERGGHCGFFEGFRPETRAERLAFELLRAAQKLNVAAHANGNGIMHESIVVTPMKVRHPEKKTLSEISNLKLLTRNWKRLDVGHTVTCSPGARLRGGGSGGAGRVNPGPNISAG; this is encoded by the exons ATGGAGAATGCTGCACCTGAAAACACGAGCGACGAAGAAGACAATTTCCTCATCTTTCTCCTGCTAAAAGGAGGCTTGTTTCTCCTCATCTTGTACGTTGTGTGGATATATGTGGACTTCAACTACGACCCAAGGCCAAGGCTGGTCTCCAAGAACTCGTCGTTACGACCGTACTTTCTGCAGAAGTGCCTCGGGTTGAGAAGCCCTTTCGTCCCAACCGTCTGGGCGTTCAGTCCGCATGTCCAGACGGCCTTGTCGACGGTAGTGTGTCCGGCTACGGTGCCGCGGATTGAGCGGGAGTATCTTGAGATGAAGGACGGTGGAGTGGTGGCGCTGGATTGGGCTACCTTTGAGGAGAAGGCGGTTAACGATCACCGGGACGTTGTGATTGTGGTCTGTGGTTTTGCGACGACCGGTACTGCCGTAGCGAGGATCTGTTACGCCGCCTGGAGCCGGGGTTTCCAGCCGGTGGTGTTCAGACAGCGCGGGTACACCGATGTACCTCTCACAACCTCCCGCCTTCAGAGTTTCGGCGATCCCTCGGACTTCCGAGAGGCCTTGAAATACGTCCGAGCGACGAACCCGGGTTCTGATCTCACCGCGGTCAGCCTGAGCACGGGGTGCGGGGTTCTAGTCTCGTACCTGGGTGAGTACGGTTCGTCTTCCTACCTCACAGCAGCGGTGTGTATCTCACCAATCTACTGCGCTGAGACCTTCTTCTCTTTCCGGGATATCTCTAACATTTACCGATGGATATTGCTACAGGGGCAAAAGGTATTGCTTCTCTCGCACGTGTCTTGCCTACAAAAAGTTGACGCGTTGGATGGtacttcagcactaaggacggGGTCAATGGCGGAGTTTGAGGAAATGGTGTTTGCTAAAACGAACGGGGTTCACACGATGGACGAGTATTGGGAACAGAACGAGCCAATGAGAGAGATAGACGAAGTGGCTGTCCCTCTATTGTGTATCAGTAGTAAAGACGACCCACTAGTGCCTGAAGAGAGCATCCCAACAGAACTGTTCCTAACCTACCCTCACTTCTTCTTGGCGCTGACCGAGAGGGGAGGGCATTGCGGGTTTTTCGAAGGATTCCGACCAGAGACCAGGGCCGAAAGATTGGCTTTTGAACTTTTGCGGGCTGCACAAAAACTTAACGTGGCCGCCCACGCAAACGGGAATGGAATTATG CACGAGTCTATCGTGGTTACaccgatgaaggttagacatccag aaaaaaagactttgtCAGAGatttcaaacttaaaactatTGACACGCAATTGGAAACGGTTGGATGTCGGCC ACACCGTTACCTGCTCTCCTGGCGCAAGATTGCGAGGCGGTGGTAGCGGGGGCGCGGGGCGCGTCAACCCAGGCCCCAACATTTCTGCCGGCTGA